In Rhodothermia bacterium, one DNA window encodes the following:
- a CDS encoding MogA/MoaB family molybdenum cofactor biosynthesis protein, producing MSAKEHRHLAGRNPVRLAILTISDTRTTETDHSGAWLKTAFSEAGHVVLHAQIVRDDPGAIRQTVRNWASEVQVIVTSGGTGISQRDHTFEALSGLLDKTIPGFGEIFRMLSYQEVGTAAILSRAVAGLMGNTLLFCLPGSLNAVRLGTEKLILPEIAHMVWELNRT from the coding sequence ATGTCGGCAAAAGAACACCGCCATTTGGCCGGACGCAATCCGGTGAGACTGGCCATTCTCACGATTAGCGATACCCGCACCACCGAGACTGACCACAGCGGCGCATGGCTCAAAACGGCCTTTTCCGAAGCCGGACACGTGGTTTTGCATGCTCAAATTGTCCGCGATGACCCCGGAGCCATTCGTCAAACAGTAAGGAACTGGGCTTCTGAAGTGCAGGTGATCGTCACCTCTGGCGGAACAGGCATTTCGCAACGAGACCATACGTTCGAGGCATTGTCCGGCTTATTGGATAAAACCATTCCGGGTTTTGGCGAGATTTTTCGGATGCTGTCGTACCAAGAGGTTGGTACTGCCGCCATTTTATCGCGTGCCGTTGCGGGTCTCATGGGGAATACCTTGTTGTTTTGCCTGCCCGGTTCCCTGAATGCCGTCCGTTTGGGAACTGAAAAACTTATTCTCCCCGAAATTGCACACATGGTTTGGGAACTAAACCGCACCTAA
- the yidD gene encoding membrane protein insertion efficiency factor YidD, producing MPFLLFIWNLPRNLARLLIRFYQLAISPYFPSSCRFSPTCSQYGYQALEKYGLLRGSILTIWRILRCNPWFGSHGYDPPRWFGEPLPETHHHTEHPT from the coding sequence ATGCCCTTCCTGCTTTTTATCTGGAACCTACCCCGAAACCTTGCACGATTGCTCATTCGCTTTTATCAATTGGCCATTTCGCCCTATTTCCCAAGTTCTTGTCGGTTCTCCCCCACATGTTCGCAATATGGGTATCAAGCACTCGAAAAATACGGCTTGCTGCGCGGTAGCATACTCACCATTTGGCGAATTTTACGATGCAATCCTTGGTTCGGTTCGCACGGCTACGATCCACCCCGCTGGTTTGGTGAGCCTTTACCAGAAACACATCACCACACTGAACACCCTACTTGA
- a CDS encoding MBL fold metallo-hydrolase: protein MFHYVALGSTSEISGSAHYINLAGTGILLDAGQDPNIDGVEGLPDYNLLEKHPDWGVDYAVLSHAHHDHIGSLPVMLRHFPHARIHMTQPTRLLLDFLLPESARLQKKRFKEGVNAHPPMFTEEQAELAAYLYRSWPLEVPFELNEGVRALAPIKASFYHAGHTLGAVGTLLEAEQEDKVFRLFYSGDLSLRAQAILPGAAFPEGPVEVLILESTLGADPSAELTTRKREEDRLLAGILDTIKRKGCVLIPAFALGRSQEMIALLGRWKKQKKLPEDLPIYTAGSQRAISDIYDRTRFISPRIDEKFEVFKIEQKRLPKSKAKLDHLLHSGESGVFIVGSGMLFERTISHRIAQKMLGDSRHSIFFVGYVKPDCPGAYLLDAVEKKQKITLDPLHQPEDQTIACNIERFRFSGHSNRRELLQVVEKLRPKKVLLVHGEDEARTWMADNIRYFYPEVEVILPQQGVPVALD, encoded by the coding sequence ATGTTTCATTATGTTGCTTTAGGCAGTACTTCAGAAATCAGCGGATCCGCACATTATATCAACCTTGCCGGAACGGGTATTTTATTGGATGCCGGACAGGATCCGAACATTGATGGTGTGGAGGGCTTGCCAGATTATAACCTATTGGAAAAACATCCTGATTGGGGAGTGGACTATGCCGTGCTTTCCCATGCACACCACGATCATATTGGCTCGCTCCCCGTGATGTTGCGTCACTTTCCTCATGCCCGCATTCACATGACGCAACCTACACGCCTGCTCTTGGATTTTTTGTTGCCGGAGTCTGCACGGCTACAAAAAAAGCGGTTCAAAGAAGGCGTAAATGCACACCCCCCCATGTTTACGGAGGAACAAGCCGAACTTGCAGCTTATTTGTATCGTTCGTGGCCTTTAGAAGTACCCTTCGAGCTGAACGAAGGTGTACGTGCATTGGCTCCCATTAAAGCCTCTTTTTACCACGCAGGACATACATTAGGTGCTGTTGGGACACTTTTGGAGGCGGAACAGGAGGACAAGGTGTTTCGATTGTTTTATTCAGGCGACCTTAGCCTTCGCGCACAAGCCATTTTGCCCGGCGCTGCATTTCCCGAAGGCCCCGTAGAGGTCTTGATCTTGGAGTCCACCCTTGGTGCAGATCCCTCCGCAGAATTGACCACGCGCAAACGCGAAGAAGACCGATTGTTGGCGGGGATTCTTGACACCATCAAACGGAAAGGCTGTGTTCTGATTCCCGCATTTGCATTGGGTCGCTCACAAGAAATGATCGCCTTGTTGGGACGTTGGAAAAAGCAAAAAAAGCTTCCCGAAGACCTACCCATCTATACCGCTGGTTCACAACGGGCGATCTCGGATATCTATGACCGTACCCGCTTTATTTCGCCGCGAATAGACGAAAAGTTCGAGGTCTTTAAAATCGAACAAAAGCGGCTCCCGAAAAGCAAGGCAAAATTGGATCATTTGCTCCACAGTGGCGAGTCGGGGGTGTTTATTGTTGGTTCGGGGATGTTATTCGAACGTACCATCTCGCATCGGATTGCGCAAAAAATGCTTGGGGATTCCCGCCACAGTATCTTTTTTGTGGGGTATGTAAAACCGGATTGTCCGGGAGCCTATTTACTCGATGCGGTAGAAAAAAAACAAAAAATAACCTTAGACCCCCTACACCAGCCAGAAGACCAAACCATTGCTTGTAATATTGAGCGCTTCCGCTTTAGCGGCCACTCCAACCGTAGAGAATTGTTACAGGTTGTAGAGAAGTTGCGCCCCAAAAAGGTATTGTTGGTTCATGGTGAAGACGAAGCACGCACATGGATGGCGGATAATATTCGGTACTTTTACCCAGAAGTGGAAGTAATTTTACCACAGCAGGGTGTCCCCGTTGCCTTAGATTGA
- a CDS encoding CbrC family protein, with protein sequence MFPYFAAPEEDIAFRVNHQCYFCGEWKPCFMVFPMLHSGCVACLLEGAFGFDHDSEWGYLTNEGFTRDYRTYEALPQDFSEEAFQAIRRTPPFAAWHDATWLIHCNDFMHYSGRWLLKDFLAEGGSLEGAKAIFVQQTWMDRIDDHAEAVWERLLAHPETTPEHWDIRYYTFTCTHCGTKRGYFDFP encoded by the coding sequence TTGTTTCCTTATTTCGCCGCGCCCGAAGAAGACATTGCGTTTAGGGTTAATCACCAATGTTATTTTTGCGGTGAATGGAAACCTTGCTTTATGGTGTTCCCCATGCTCCATTCTGGATGTGTGGCTTGCTTATTAGAAGGCGCTTTTGGGTTTGACCACGACAGTGAATGGGGCTATTTAACCAATGAGGGATTTACCCGCGATTATCGAACCTATGAAGCACTGCCGCAAGACTTCTCGGAGGAGGCTTTTCAGGCAATCCGTCGGACCCCCCCCTTTGCTGCTTGGCACGACGCCACATGGCTCATCCATTGCAACGATTTTATGCACTATTCGGGAAGGTGGCTCCTGAAAGACTTTTTGGCCGAAGGTGGTTCTTTAGAAGGCGCAAAGGCAATTTTTGTGCAACAAACGTGGATGGATAGGATTGACGACCATGCCGAGGCCGTATGGGAGCGCCTATTGGCCCATCCAGAAACCACGCCCGAACATTGGGACATACGGTATTATACTTTTACGTGTACCCACTGTGGGACAAAACGAGGCTATTTCGATTTTCCATAA
- the mdh gene encoding malate dehydrogenase, which yields MKKITVVGAGNVGATVAETIARKDMVEEVVLIDIKEGLPQGKALDLAQSAAVHLFDTKVVGTNDYADTANSDICVITAGLPRKPGMSRDDLLSMNANIVKSVTEQFIAHSPNAIIIVVSNPLDAMTYVAAVKSNLPKNKVMGMAGVLDAARFRAFIKMELGVSIRDIQCMLLGGHGDTMVPMPRYTTVAGTPLPALLPKEKIDPMVERTKFGGGELVKLMGTSAWYAPGAAAAEMCEAIVKNSKRVLPCAVWADGVYGLDGVFVGLPVRLGRNGVEEIVELELNEDEKALLKVSVDDVKDNVQRLHALGL from the coding sequence ATGAAAAAAATCACCGTCGTTGGGGCAGGCAACGTAGGTGCCACCGTTGCAGAGACGATTGCCCGTAAAGATATGGTCGAAGAAGTCGTTTTGATTGACATCAAAGAGGGGCTTCCACAGGGTAAGGCTTTGGACTTGGCACAATCGGCAGCCGTTCATTTGTTTGACACCAAAGTGGTTGGTACCAATGACTACGCAGATACGGCGAACTCTGATATTTGTGTTATTACAGCAGGGCTACCACGAAAGCCCGGCATGAGCCGCGACGATTTGCTTTCGATGAATGCGAACATTGTGAAGTCTGTCACGGAGCAGTTTATTGCGCATAGCCCGAATGCCATCATTATTGTCGTCTCCAATCCCTTGGATGCAATGACGTATGTGGCGGCGGTGAAGAGCAATTTGCCCAAGAACAAAGTTATGGGGATGGCCGGCGTTTTGGATGCTGCCCGTTTCCGCGCATTCATCAAAATGGAACTGGGTGTTTCCATCCGTGACATCCAGTGTATGCTGCTTGGCGGTCATGGTGATACGATGGTTCCCATGCCTCGTTATACCACTGTAGCTGGTACGCCTTTACCCGCCCTTTTGCCTAAGGAAAAGATTGATCCGATGGTCGAGCGCACCAAATTTGGTGGGGGCGAATTGGTGAAGCTCATGGGCACTTCTGCTTGGTATGCGCCCGGTGCTGCCGCTGCCGAGATGTGCGAAGCCATCGTTAAAAACTCGAAACGGGTATTGCCTTGTGCGGTTTGGGCAGATGGCGTATATGGTCTTGATGGTGTATTCGTGGGGCTTCCGGTTCGGCTTGGTCGCAATGGTGTAGAGGAAATTGTGGAATTGGAACTAAACGAAGACGAGAAAGCCCTCCTGAAGGTATCGGTGGATGATGTTAAAGACAACGTACAGCGCCTTCATGCTTTGGGCTTGTAA